A stretch of the Methylacidiphilum caldifontis genome encodes the following:
- a CDS encoding YbaB/EbfC family nucleoid-associated protein, which produces MNINKILKQAQKLQEEAKKIQEQIAALSFEGESGGGKVKAVVNGEGVLLKITVDPQLLDSKDNDMIEDLIVVAVQAAQEKAKEASQSQFQKLGGNLGIPGMF; this is translated from the coding sequence GTGAACATTAACAAGATACTCAAACAAGCACAAAAGTTACAAGAGGAAGCCAAAAAGATCCAAGAACAGATAGCTGCACTCTCTTTCGAAGGTGAAAGTGGGGGAGGCAAAGTCAAAGCGGTTGTTAATGGAGAAGGTGTTCTTTTAAAAATCACTGTAGATCCCCAATTGCTCGATTCCAAAGATAATGACATGATTGAAGATCTGATTGTCGTTGCGGTTCAGGCTGCCCAAGAAAAAGCCAAGGAAGCTTCCCAAAGCCAGTTTCAAAAGCTTGGTGGGAATCTAGGCATTCCGGGAATGTTCTAA
- a CDS encoding TIGR04255 family protein, whose protein sequence is MGKNYKNTPIIEALCEFRLTKDTHWDLIVPGLFYEKVKDTYPEREQRMIQEFELAKGPQSLQQRIGTSERSFLFAPDRKTLIQVGPHLLVVNILKPYPNWQQFKQRIQKAWSSLQEVVEIRGLERIGLRYINQIEFPTQDSMLEEYLEFYPFIGKKLPKQKTSFIVGSEFSYEADRDRCRVQLMPSIGNEKMTAVFLDIDYFLARSRGLEVSAALSWVEEAHNRVEEVFEGCITDKLRIVLGGV, encoded by the coding sequence ATGGGGAAAAATTACAAAAACACTCCCATAATTGAGGCCCTATGTGAGTTCCGACTCACTAAAGATACTCATTGGGATCTTATTGTACCCGGGCTATTCTATGAAAAGGTTAAAGATACTTATCCAGAGCGAGAGCAACGGATGATTCAGGAGTTTGAGTTGGCCAAGGGGCCTCAAAGCTTGCAGCAACGAATAGGAACCTCAGAGCGCAGCTTCTTATTTGCTCCAGACAGGAAAACACTCATACAGGTTGGACCCCACTTACTTGTGGTTAATATTCTGAAACCTTATCCGAATTGGCAGCAGTTTAAGCAGCGTATTCAGAAGGCTTGGAGCAGCTTGCAAGAGGTCGTAGAGATCCGAGGGTTAGAACGAATCGGCCTCCGGTACATTAACCAAATCGAATTTCCAACTCAGGACTCAATGTTAGAGGAATATCTTGAGTTCTATCCATTCATTGGCAAGAAATTACCAAAGCAGAAGACTTCTTTTATTGTGGGAAGCGAGTTCTCTTACGAAGCAGACCGTGATCGTTGCCGCGTTCAACTCATGCCAAGTATTGGCAATGAAAAAATGACCGCTGTGTTTCTCGATATTGATTACTTCCTTGCTCGTTCTCGCGGTCTGGAAGTATCTGCCGCACTCAGTTGGGTTGAAGAAGCACACAATCGAGTGGAAGAAGTTTTTGAAGGATGTATCACAGACAAGCTAAGAATTGTTTTAGGAGGCGTCTAA
- a CDS encoding universal stress protein, whose protein sequence is MYSKILIAYDRSKGAKLAIEEGFYLAKTLDCKVGIIWVVPPIPYYAITLVIEHEEEEEGEKTFFKEIKKDIEEAEKKWGLKVSEFYKRYGHPALEIVYCANENHYDLIILGHSGYSGALGRALGSTAARVTEEASCSVLIARHPSPEH, encoded by the coding sequence ATGTACTCAAAAATACTTATTGCCTATGACCGTTCTAAAGGGGCAAAATTAGCTATTGAAGAAGGTTTTTATTTAGCAAAAACTCTTGATTGTAAAGTGGGTATCATTTGGGTCGTTCCTCCCATCCCCTATTACGCGATAACGTTGGTCATTGAACACGAGGAGGAAGAAGAAGGAGAAAAGACTTTTTTTAAAGAAATCAAAAAAGACATTGAAGAAGCCGAAAAGAAATGGGGACTGAAAGTGAGCGAATTTTACAAAAGGTATGGACATCCTGCCCTGGAAATAGTCTACTGTGCAAACGAAAACCATTATGACCTGATCATTCTTGGTCATAGTGGCTATTCAGGTGCACTAGGAAGAGCACTAGGCAGCACGGCTGCTCGGGTGACTGAAGAAGCAAGCTGTTCAGTGCTTATCGCCCGTCATCCTTCCCCTGAACACTAA
- a CDS encoding NADPH-dependent assimilatory sulfite reductase hemoprotein subunit, protein MPSPIEHIKEKSRSLRGAILETLKKASETHFSEEDAQVLKFHGCYQQDNRDLRNERKKQGLDKAWIFMVRTKCPGGALSASQYLSLDKLSDAVGNGTLRITTRQGIQLHGVVFGGLRRCISSIIGSGIHTWGACGDIVRNVVASPSPIKDGVHDQIQQIALSISNLFLSKSKAYTEIWINSIPVEYGLENENQLEEEPIYGKVYLPRKFKIGFVIPPHNDVDIYSQDLGFVTHVSANKIEGFTVLVGGSHGMTHGIVKTYPKLAVPLFFIPLEKLSETAIAIVQTQRDFGNREDRKRARLKYLIDERGIDWFRSEVCSRLSFVPEEPKPFSFSSVSDRLGWHSQGDGKYFLGIRVENGRIGDFPSLPLRSILRNLIQDYQPSIRLTPNANILLCDIDEDKKEHINRLLVQNRLFPVSLKTVARNVAHACVALPTCGLALAESERVFPQIMDKIEEILVELGLSKEEILIRMSGCPNGCSRPYNADIAFVGRAPNRYALYVGGSIAGDRLASLQKRVVELADIPSVVREYLEDFVQNRRPEESFSQYWQRINPGCEESTPQQFHQEQLSLQAKNST, encoded by the coding sequence ATGCCATCTCCAATCGAACACATAAAGGAAAAGAGCCGATCTCTTCGTGGAGCCATTTTAGAAACTCTTAAAAAAGCATCGGAGACCCATTTTTCAGAAGAGGATGCCCAAGTCCTTAAATTCCATGGATGTTATCAGCAGGACAACAGGGATTTAAGAAACGAAAGAAAAAAGCAGGGACTGGACAAGGCATGGATCTTTATGGTTCGGACCAAGTGTCCTGGAGGAGCCTTAAGTGCTTCCCAATATCTTTCATTGGACAAGTTGAGTGATGCGGTAGGCAATGGTACTTTGAGAATCACAACCAGGCAAGGGATTCAGCTTCATGGGGTTGTTTTTGGAGGATTGCGTCGATGCATTTCTTCGATTATCGGTTCAGGAATACATACCTGGGGAGCTTGTGGAGATATAGTGAGAAATGTTGTCGCTTCTCCTTCTCCAATAAAAGATGGCGTGCATGATCAGATTCAACAGATTGCGTTGTCTATTAGCAATCTTTTTCTTTCCAAAAGCAAGGCTTACACTGAAATCTGGATTAACAGTATTCCTGTTGAATATGGGCTGGAAAATGAAAACCAGCTTGAAGAGGAACCAATATATGGGAAGGTCTATCTTCCCCGGAAATTTAAAATCGGCTTTGTCATTCCTCCCCATAATGATGTGGATATTTATTCTCAAGACCTTGGATTTGTAACCCATGTTTCAGCTAATAAAATCGAGGGCTTTACGGTTTTGGTTGGCGGAAGCCATGGAATGACCCATGGGATAGTCAAAACATACCCAAAACTAGCTGTTCCCCTCTTTTTTATACCCCTGGAAAAGTTATCTGAAACGGCTATCGCTATAGTCCAAACCCAGAGAGATTTTGGCAATAGGGAAGATCGGAAAAGAGCAAGGCTCAAGTATCTCATCGACGAACGGGGAATAGATTGGTTTCGCTCAGAAGTATGCAGTCGGCTTTCCTTTGTTCCCGAAGAGCCCAAACCCTTTTCTTTCTCCAGTGTTTCCGATAGACTGGGTTGGCATTCTCAAGGAGATGGAAAATATTTTCTGGGCATACGAGTTGAAAATGGCCGCATCGGAGATTTTCCTTCTTTGCCTTTGAGAAGTATTCTTCGGAATCTTATTCAAGATTACCAACCTTCGATTCGCCTGACCCCTAATGCCAACATTCTTTTATGTGATATCGATGAAGATAAAAAAGAACATATCAATCGCCTGCTTGTACAAAACCGTCTCTTTCCAGTGTCTTTGAAGACCGTTGCACGGAACGTTGCTCATGCCTGTGTAGCTCTTCCTACCTGCGGTCTTGCCCTTGCGGAAAGTGAAAGGGTCTTTCCCCAGATCATGGATAAAATAGAAGAAATTCTTGTTGAGTTAGGTCTAAGCAAAGAAGAAATCCTTATTCGGATGAGTGGTTGTCCCAACGGTTGCTCAAGACCTTACAATGCAGATATCGCATTCGTCGGGAGAGCCCCTAACCGCTATGCGCTTTATGTTGGTGGATCGATAGCGGGCGATCGACTTGCAAGTTTACAAAAAAGGGTTGTTGAACTTGCCGATATTCCTTCAGTTGTCCGAGAGTATCTGGAAGATTTTGTTCAAAATAGAAGACCTGAAGAATCTTTTAGCCAGTATTGGCAAAGAATTAATCCTGGCTGTGAAGAGTCAACACCTCAACAATTTCATCAAGAACAGCTCTCTTTGCAGGCGAAAAATTCGACTTAA
- the dnaX gene encoding DNA polymerase III subunit gamma/tau — protein MYQVFSRKYRPRVFSEVVGQEHVVRTLKNAIQLGRVAHAYLFSGPRGTGKTTIARILAKSLNCTGGPNADFDPEDPICMDIDAGRSFDCIEIDGASNNGVDQVRDLREAAKSLPVQSRYKIYIIDEVHMLTQAAFNALLKILEEPPEHVKFIFATTEPYKIPSTVTSRCQRFHFKRIPRRLIVDHLQKICLQENIEADRKALEVIADISEGALRDAEVALDQLISFYGEKIDQSCVQEMFGLVGLDSLCCLLSHLNRGDSLQALKEAHTLLESGKDPISLVREFRNLLHNIALFMASVETVRLELDPEELDRVQFISKQLSVPFVINLLDALDGWENKLRYALHKEVLFEIAILELSQLKEKVGLEELLAQWRTSGEIKESLTKEKEPLSSPLLAAQEEKNLSQAVNPSAHKDNHSSSSTEKQSVTSPIAEIDVQKKEQDVVLPAEPQSSISPIEQWNKIVKSVSEEMAEFKPIAEKLHFYELRSEELIIQYEMTQQDFSKLVSPFQNLLAQEVKKVFDKKLSFYPLHFNSTQPAKTESSTQSKRKSYSTQNKKNISNNFPIDETALKNDPLIKDALELFKGRISNIENRKDEGIP, from the coding sequence ATGTATCAGGTTTTTAGCAGGAAATATCGTCCAAGAGTCTTTTCCGAAGTTGTTGGGCAAGAGCATGTAGTCAGGACATTAAAAAACGCTATTCAGCTCGGAAGAGTAGCTCATGCCTATCTTTTTTCCGGGCCTAGGGGAACGGGCAAGACAACCATTGCCAGAATTCTGGCCAAATCCCTTAACTGCACGGGTGGACCCAATGCCGATTTTGATCCTGAAGATCCAATTTGCATGGATATCGATGCAGGTCGGTCTTTTGATTGCATTGAAATTGATGGGGCATCAAACAATGGGGTGGATCAAGTCAGAGATCTTCGGGAAGCGGCTAAATCTCTTCCCGTCCAATCCCGTTACAAAATATATATTATAGATGAAGTCCACATGCTCACCCAGGCAGCCTTCAACGCCCTTCTTAAAATTCTTGAAGAACCTCCCGAACACGTCAAATTCATTTTTGCCACGACCGAACCCTACAAGATTCCCTCTACGGTTACTTCCAGATGCCAGAGATTTCATTTCAAACGCATTCCTCGAAGGCTCATTGTCGATCATCTTCAAAAAATATGCCTGCAGGAAAACATCGAAGCGGATCGCAAAGCTCTTGAAGTCATTGCTGATATAAGCGAAGGAGCTCTTCGTGATGCCGAGGTAGCCCTGGATCAATTAATCAGTTTTTATGGAGAAAAGATTGATCAATCTTGCGTTCAGGAAATGTTTGGTTTGGTAGGATTAGACTCTTTGTGTTGTCTACTGTCCCACCTCAACAGGGGGGATAGCCTCCAAGCATTAAAAGAAGCTCATACTCTTCTCGAATCAGGCAAAGATCCCATCTCTTTAGTTCGTGAATTCCGAAACCTGCTTCATAATATCGCTCTTTTTATGGCTTCAGTTGAAACGGTAAGGCTTGAGCTTGACCCTGAAGAGCTGGATAGGGTTCAATTCATTTCAAAACAGCTTTCAGTTCCTTTCGTGATCAACCTGCTTGATGCTCTAGACGGCTGGGAAAACAAGCTGCGTTATGCCCTTCACAAAGAAGTTTTGTTTGAAATCGCTATTCTTGAACTTTCCCAGCTCAAAGAAAAAGTTGGCTTAGAAGAACTTTTAGCTCAATGGAGGACATCTGGAGAGATTAAAGAAAGTTTAACCAAAGAAAAAGAGCCCCTTTCTTCTCCTCTCTTGGCTGCCCAAGAGGAGAAAAATCTTTCCCAAGCTGTTAATCCTTCAGCCCACAAAGATAACCACTCTTCTTCTAGCACCGAAAAACAATCTGTAACAAGTCCCATTGCTGAAATCGATGTCCAAAAAAAAGAGCAAGATGTCGTTTTACCCGCTGAGCCTCAATCTTCAATATCTCCTATAGAACAGTGGAATAAGATCGTTAAATCGGTTTCTGAAGAAATGGCGGAATTTAAACCTATTGCTGAGAAGCTTCACTTTTATGAACTTCGTTCAGAGGAACTCATCATTCAATATGAGATGACGCAGCAAGATTTCTCAAAACTGGTCTCTCCCTTTCAAAATTTACTGGCTCAAGAAGTAAAAAAAGTTTTTGATAAAAAGCTTTCCTTCTATCCTCTCCATTTCAATTCAACCCAACCCGCTAAAACCGAAAGCTCAACTCAAAGTAAAAGAAAAAGTTACTCGACTCAGAACAAAAAAAATATATCCAACAATTTCCCTATTGACGAAACTGCCCTTAAAAATGATCCTTTAATAAAAGATGCCCTTGAGCTGTTCAAGGGTAGGATTTCAAACATAGAAAATCGAAAAGACGAAGGAATCCCGTGA
- the queA gene encoding tRNA preQ1(34) S-adenosylmethionine ribosyltransferase-isomerase QueA codes for MDWLDNYSFDLPPELIALDPLIQREACKLMVVDRKAKRFYHHSFSELSLFLSKEDLLVLNNSKVIPALFKSADEKVSFLFINALDPFRWKVMASPGKYLKKDSIINLKSAGQTNPCDVPVIIKDKLPGGYYILEFEKEINLESLGLPPLPPYIRKLRKKKNRAEIEQKDREYYQTVFAKQLGSIAAPTAGLHFSKEMLENFSTAFITLHVGPATFRPLSVEQLSSGRLEPEYYSIDGSLKEQFRPGRRVVAVGTTVVRVLETIKDFEPQSGWTDLFIFPPFSFKNTHAMITNFHLPKSSLFLLTCAFAGTDLLKEAYKEAIQKGYRFYSYGDAMLII; via the coding sequence ATGGATTGGTTGGACAATTATTCCTTTGATTTACCCCCTGAACTGATTGCTCTTGATCCTCTTATTCAGAGAGAAGCCTGTAAATTAATGGTTGTAGATAGAAAAGCCAAACGGTTTTATCACCATAGTTTTTCTGAACTTTCCCTTTTTCTATCAAAAGAAGATCTTCTGGTTCTTAATAACTCAAAGGTCATTCCAGCCTTATTCAAATCAGCAGATGAAAAAGTAAGTTTCCTATTCATCAATGCCTTGGATCCTTTTCGTTGGAAAGTCATGGCTTCTCCGGGAAAATATCTCAAAAAGGACTCGATTATTAATCTTAAAAGTGCAGGACAAACTAACCCTTGTGATGTCCCTGTTATAATCAAAGATAAACTGCCTGGCGGTTATTACATCTTGGAATTTGAAAAGGAGATAAACTTGGAATCACTCGGATTACCCCCTTTACCCCCTTATATTCGAAAGCTGAGGAAAAAGAAAAACCGTGCAGAAATCGAGCAAAAGGACAGGGAATATTACCAAACCGTCTTTGCTAAGCAGCTAGGATCCATTGCTGCCCCCACAGCTGGACTTCATTTTTCAAAAGAAATGTTAGAAAATTTTTCTACCGCTTTTATTACCCTTCACGTTGGTCCTGCTACATTTCGACCCCTTTCTGTTGAACAACTTTCTTCTGGAAGACTTGAACCTGAATACTATTCTATTGATGGAAGCCTCAAAGAACAATTCAGACCAGGAAGGCGTGTTGTTGCAGTAGGGACAACCGTCGTCCGCGTTTTAGAAACCATAAAAGATTTTGAACCTCAATCTGGTTGGACCGATCTATTCATCTTTCCACCTTTTTCCTTTAAAAATACCCATGCTATGATCACAAATTTTCATCTGCCAAAATCAAGTTTGTTCCTTTTGACCTGCGCCTTCGCTGGAACAGATCTCCTTAAGGAAGCTTACAAAGAAGCCATTCAGAAGGGCTACCGGTTTTATAGTTATGGAGATGCCATGCTCATTATTTAA
- a CDS encoding thioredoxin family protein, with protein MAVPSVMLPLGTKAPGFSLPDARSGKIYSLDDFKDFPALLVMFICNHCPYVKHIQQHLVQTISKYQKEGLAAVAINSNDVQRYPDDSPEKMKEIAIKYGYPFPYLFDETQETAKAYRAACTPDFFLFDGERLLVYRGRYDESRPNSGITVTGSDLCRAIEAVLKGEKVDPDQKPSIGCSLKWKPGNEPSWWNF; from the coding sequence ATGGCTGTTCCCTCGGTAATGCTTCCACTAGGCACAAAAGCTCCTGGGTTTAGTTTGCCTGATGCTCGAAGCGGAAAAATTTATTCTTTGGATGATTTCAAAGATTTTCCGGCTTTATTGGTTATGTTTATTTGCAACCACTGTCCTTATGTTAAACATATTCAACAACATTTAGTCCAGACTATTTCCAAGTATCAAAAAGAGGGATTAGCGGCGGTGGCTATTAATTCTAACGATGTCCAGCGATATCCCGATGACAGCCCGGAAAAAATGAAAGAGATAGCCATTAAGTATGGGTATCCTTTCCCTTATCTTTTTGATGAAACCCAAGAAACGGCTAAAGCCTATAGGGCAGCTTGTACGCCTGACTTCTTTCTTTTTGACGGGGAACGACTGCTAGTTTATAGAGGTCGTTATGATGAAAGCAGGCCAAATAGTGGAATAACCGTTACGGGTAGCGACCTTTGCCGTGCTATTGAAGCTGTCCTCAAAGGTGAAAAAGTTGATCCTGATCAGAAGCCAAGCATCGGCTGTAGTCTTAAATGGAAACCGGGTAATGAACCTTCATGGTGGAACTTTTAG
- a CDS encoding NnrS family protein codes for MNTVGLSNKNIRFSDYLELTGREPYRLLFPLGLLLAILGVSLWPLNQLSLYSVSPSIAHPRIMIQGFVNAFILGFLGTAFPRLLESRPLTKKQSWLFACLLLILSIAHAAGFFMVGDLLFVLCLVSFVFCLFSRFTARKANPPPNFILVALGIFSGLSGGLIELFSFVSNLPPPLIILGRRLLFEGFPLLPILGVGSFLLVRFLKYQKEEDFIQSVRSIREWKKKAILAFVMGISFIGSFLLESFHFYRTASFLKLSVFLAYLVFPLLMDPKALPQKNTMAFWTRFSVLAFPFGYILLLMDPNHALGWLHNIFILGVGLLIFVVATRVIFGHSGQQEKFAAKLLFLSCSAIIFLVATILRIVADFDYSSRLLVLSFSSLLWIGGCVLWALFVLPSVLIPDRG; via the coding sequence ATGAATACCGTTGGGCTTTCAAATAAAAACATACGGTTTTCTGATTATCTGGAACTAACGGGCCGCGAACCCTATCGGCTCCTTTTCCCTCTTGGACTGCTACTAGCTATCTTGGGTGTAAGCCTCTGGCCATTAAACCAGCTATCACTCTATTCTGTTAGTCCATCGATTGCTCATCCAAGAATCATGATTCAGGGGTTTGTCAATGCATTTATACTTGGATTTTTAGGAACAGCTTTCCCCAGGCTTCTTGAGTCTCGACCTCTGACAAAAAAGCAAAGTTGGCTGTTTGCTTGCCTCCTTTTGATTCTTTCAATAGCTCATGCGGCTGGATTCTTCATGGTTGGAGATCTGCTGTTTGTTCTCTGCTTAGTGAGCTTTGTGTTTTGTCTTTTTAGCCGCTTTACTGCAAGAAAAGCGAATCCTCCGCCCAATTTTATTCTTGTGGCTTTAGGAATTTTTTCTGGACTGAGCGGTGGATTGATCGAACTGTTCTCTTTTGTATCTAATCTTCCACCTCCATTGATTATATTGGGAAGAAGGCTTCTTTTCGAAGGATTTCCCCTTTTACCCATCCTAGGGGTAGGATCCTTTCTTTTGGTCCGATTTCTTAAATACCAGAAAGAAGAGGATTTCATCCAATCGGTTCGAAGTATTCGGGAGTGGAAGAAAAAAGCGATCCTTGCTTTTGTCATGGGTATCAGTTTCATTGGAAGTTTTCTTTTGGAATCCTTTCATTTTTATAGAACTGCTTCCTTTTTAAAATTATCAGTTTTCTTAGCTTACCTTGTTTTTCCTCTTCTGATGGATCCAAAAGCTTTGCCGCAAAAAAATACCATGGCTTTTTGGACAAGGTTTTCTGTTCTTGCTTTTCCTTTTGGATATATTCTTTTGCTTATGGATCCCAATCATGCTTTAGGTTGGTTGCATAACATCTTTATTCTTGGAGTTGGGCTTCTCATTTTTGTTGTCGCTACCCGGGTTATATTTGGCCACAGTGGGCAACAAGAAAAGTTTGCAGCAAAATTATTGTTTCTTTCCTGTTCAGCAATCATTTTTTTGGTTGCAACTATTCTTAGAATCGTCGCTGATTTTGACTATTCAAGTCGTCTTCTGGTTCTTTCCTTTTCTTCCCTTCTTTGGATTGGTGGCTGTGTTCTGTGGGCGTTGTTCGTTCTTCCCTCGGTCCTTATTCCAGATAGAGGCTAG
- a CDS encoding GntR family transcriptional regulator — MQFSSSRQQRLPRHEVVSQWIRNEIDSGRLSIGAQLPSEKELQRTFNISRITVRRALQTLESEGLIYRKQGLGSFVADFRVRHGLVRLTDFSEDISGAGIEPSSKVLFYAQENASEEVATALGIEPNSVCVRLDRLRLGNGKPIAFDRTWLPLYYARLLDGRDLSKETIYQILQREYKIPVVRGRYLIEAVNADKELAGYLEIKENQAVLSIHRTSFTVSDQPIYVQKRFYRCDRVIYELELERDSSKNYPIASALPLRQFSPLFVQWPKNGHRLQK; from the coding sequence ATGCAATTTAGTTCATCACGTCAACAACGGCTTCCTCGTCATGAGGTAGTAAGTCAGTGGATAAGAAACGAGATTGATTCAGGCAGACTTAGCATTGGTGCCCAGTTGCCTTCAGAAAAAGAGCTTCAAAGGACTTTTAACATCAGTCGTATTACTGTTCGAAGAGCGCTTCAAACATTAGAATCTGAAGGGTTGATCTATCGGAAACAGGGGTTGGGATCTTTTGTTGCTGATTTTAGAGTTAGACATGGCTTGGTTCGGTTGACTGATTTTTCCGAAGATATTTCTGGTGCGGGGATTGAGCCTTCTTCAAAAGTTCTATTTTATGCTCAAGAAAATGCCTCAGAGGAAGTCGCTACTGCTTTAGGTATTGAGCCAAATAGCGTTTGTGTGCGATTGGATAGGTTAAGGTTGGGTAATGGTAAACCCATAGCTTTTGATAGAACATGGCTTCCTCTTTATTATGCCCGGCTTCTCGATGGAAGAGATCTTAGTAAAGAAACAATTTATCAAATTTTACAACGTGAATACAAGATTCCGGTAGTTCGTGGCCGGTATTTAATCGAAGCGGTTAATGCGGATAAGGAACTTGCAGGTTATTTGGAAATCAAAGAGAACCAGGCTGTTCTGTCCATTCACCGCACTTCTTTTACGGTATCTGACCAACCTATTTATGTGCAGAAACGGTTTTATCGCTGTGACAGGGTAATTTACGAACTGGAGTTGGAGAGGGATTCTTCCAAAAATTACCCCATTGCTTCAGCATTACCCCTACGACAATTTTCACCTCTTTTCGTGCAGTGGCCTAAAAATGGTCATAGACTTCAAAAATAG
- the recR gene encoding recombination mediator RecR: MIDFPPSIQNLIQSLKELPGIGPRSAERIALYLLEETKGTKQRLVLFLNEIGTKIKLCPRCGFYAEDRLCSICQDNSRDKHCFCLVIHPIDVLKIERTGAFRGLYHVLGKKISPLEGHDPEDLPLAQLLQRVDEEKPKEIILAFGTDAEAEATALYIGQVLKKRAIKVSSLAMGLPAGSGLEYADSITLSYALSGRREL; this comes from the coding sequence ATGATCGATTTTCCTCCTTCAATCCAAAACCTTATTCAATCTTTAAAAGAACTGCCAGGCATTGGACCCCGTTCTGCCGAAAGAATAGCCCTCTATTTGTTGGAGGAAACGAAAGGAACAAAGCAAAGGCTGGTTTTATTTTTAAATGAAATAGGGACAAAAATCAAGCTCTGTCCACGATGTGGATTTTATGCCGAAGATCGGCTCTGTTCGATTTGCCAGGATAATTCCCGGGATAAACACTGCTTTTGCCTTGTTATTCATCCTATCGATGTATTGAAAATTGAAAGAACAGGAGCTTTTCGCGGGCTATATCATGTCCTTGGGAAAAAGATCTCTCCTCTCGAAGGCCATGACCCTGAAGACCTCCCCCTTGCCCAGCTCCTTCAACGCGTGGATGAGGAAAAACCAAAGGAAATTATTTTAGCCTTTGGGACTGATGCAGAAGCCGAAGCCACAGCGTTATACATAGGACAGGTTCTGAAAAAAAGAGCTATCAAGGTCTCCTCCTTAGCGATGGGACTTCCTGCAGGAAGCGGGCTTGAATATGCCGATAGCATCACTCTTAGTTACGCTTTATCAGGAAGAAGAGAACTTTAA